The genomic window TGGGGGACcttccatcttttctctcttaaGATTTAAACTTGTGGAGagtaatttgcttttttcaaagtctactgatttaaatattaatctaaaaaataccttcacagagaCATTTAAACTGGTGTTTGACGAAATATCTGGACACCATGGCCTAACCAAGTTGATCCGTAAAATTAACCATCCTACTTAGTACCTTTGCTTTGGAAATAAGAATTTAACTGTGTACTTTGACTTCAAGAGTTGAACTAGAACAAGAACAGAACTTGGCATGCTGTGGGAGCCAGTGACTGTGGGAAGCCTTCATGGGACTTcaggaaatttcattttattgctttaatttatGGAAGCTTTGTGTCTCTTAATTACATTGTCATTGAAAACTTTCCTTCTGGTCTGtccaatttaaaacttttgatgaGGAGttagaagagaaataagacataATGAAAATGATGGAGCCAGGGAAATCTCCCTAATTCCCACATTTCATTAGCATGCTTTGCATTTTGAGAGCACTCTGCACATCTCTTCTTATTTCACCAGTGCCAAACCATACAGAAACAGAAGGGCTGTCAAGGAAGAGCAGAGAGTGGGTGGTGTGCTGGAGCAAACAGAGAATCCCACAAGGGAGTATGTATTCAGGTTAGCTGGAGGCCCCCACATTTTCGAGAGCCAATAGCACAGACTGTCCCAACTCATCATTTCAGAGCAATGTTAGCTGGAAGAGGAATTTCTGGCCATGGTTTTCGAAATAAAAATCACCTACTGCATGACTTAGTGCATTTGTTgatcattattaaatattttgaaacatctTTTCATCATCGGAAGTtagtttgtccatttcttcccTAAAACTTgttgtaagaaaagaaaaggaaaaaaaggtgttATTTTGCCAAAATTAGAAGGGTTAGGCAAGAATCCtccatttaacaatttttttaaaagattctgtttatttattcatgagagacagaggctgagggagaaacaggctccccgcagggagcctgatgcaggacttggtcccaggaccccaggatcacgccttgagccgaaagcagacgctcaaccactgaaccatccaggtgccccatttaaCAATTTAGAGGACTTCATTTCTTGGTGCGTTTCttctaaaaagaacaaagcacttttttgtttttgcatttactATCTCTTTTGTTCCCACTCCTGGTTTCTGCCGAAACAGAGGCTCGGCCGAGTTAAGTAATAACTGTCTGGCCTTGACTCCTGAGAAGGTCTCCTCTGAATCCAGTGTCCTCTAAGGATGGCTTCTCCGGGATGGCTGCTTATTCCTAGTCTCTTGGAACCATGGGAGCTCTCCAGGCTCTCCAGGGTGCTCTGCAGGGTACTACAGGGGACATGTGCGGTGACAAAcaggcagggccaggggaggatctcagggggaggaggggcagggtaGCAGTGGGGCTTGCTCACCTGAGCAGCTGGTCCAACCGACCCGAGAGGAGAGAGGAGCCCATGCTGAGCTCCTGCAGACAAGTGAAGCAGCCCATCTGGGCCAGGAAGCAACGGAAGTTGTCCTCACCATCCACAGAGGGCCGCCTGGAGTCCCCGTGCACGTAGTACAGCCGCAGGCTGGCCAGGTGCTGGAAGCGGGCCACATGTGGGATGATAACAGACAGGCCACGTAGACCCAAGCAGCCCGCGTCCAGCAGCTGCAGCAAAGCCACAGTGTTGAGCATGGGCAGGTCCTCCAacgcagattaaaaaaaaaaaaaaatgtgtatgtaggACGGAGATTTTCCCTTGTATGTCTCACATTCACCTAAAGCACAGAATACCCCAAAAGCAAAGATAGTGCTCTCTCCTGCAGGACACTGAAACTGTGAGAGTCAGGGGACCTAATTACAGCATGTTATCTGAGCTGGCGTTGGAGGAAGGTGAAAGCGTGGTCTGGAACACAGATGGAGAATAAGTGACAATAAAGAAACATCTTAAAGTGGTGATGGGGTATGTTGGGAAGTTCATGTAGAATAGCTTCACAGTCTTCTGAGAGGGGGGTAAGTAGACAATACAAAGATGGTGAAAAAATGACCATGAGCTTGAGATGAAGCATGGTTGGAACTGGCCACTGTagctgagaaatgagaaatgaagaaagggatTGCCAAGCAGCTGGGCCCAGGAAGCAGGCACTGTGGTTCTCCAGGAGCGTGTGACTACCCAGGAGTAGGAGCAAGAGGACATGATAAACAGAGGAGGTCGAAAGGTAGCTAAGCCCAGAGTTGACAAGCTTGAGTGCAAGTGCTGACCATGAGTTCTAGGCAAGATGGAGAGACAAGGAGACCAGTTGTGAATATGGAAGAGGATTGAGGAGTTAAAGTCATGGGAGGAGCCCTGTGAGAAATAGGCTGAATACTCTTTGTCCATGGAATTCCTTTGTGCATCGGTCATCGCCATTAATCCTTATGAATTTGCCTTCCCTGAACGCTTTTTGGTTTCCCTTCTACTGAAATGTTCTCCTCCTTCGGGTTCAGGTCAAGTCTTGCCTGCTCCAAGACATTCTCTTTGCTATTCCTAGTTTTGTCGGCATCCTTTCTCAAACCTCCCTCAGAACttcttctggggcagccccggtggtgcagcggtttagtgctgcctgcagcccggggtgtgatcctaagaccctggatcgagtcccacgtcgggctccctgcatggagcctgcttctctctgcctgtgtctctgcctctctttcgctctctctgaatgaataaataaataaataaatcttaaaaaaaaaaaaaaactttttctggGACATTTAAATTACTTCAGAATTCTAGTCATCAATTTTACCCATTGTATACATCTTATCTCCTTGTGAAGACTGGCAACTTGTCCTGGTGTAAGAATTGAGTCAtatgctacttttatttttctaacatgaGAAAATGCAATTTAAACACAACCGtgcttaatataaaaaaaaaagtattggttGATTATCCAGTGAATGGCGTTACCACCATATACttattttgtcagattttttttctatttgagaatTTGCAACATACTGACCTGATCACTCATGAGAAGTTCAGAATATCTGTCAAATAATTCTTACTTCCAATGTTAATTGTCTCTATGAACCACTTGATTCCAACAAAATGCTCACGgaagagaggatcccaagcacttattttaaattattaaattatgatAGAATCAAAAGAACTAAAACTCtctctagatattttatattcccttGAATTAAGAGTAGAGCAgctttgtgctttgtttttaatatgtaaCAAAGTGACTTGTATCTAGCACAACAGATAAATACACGGTGACTTGTATCTagcaacaaataaatattgaatgataGAGTATGATAGAGTATGATGAACATTTAGTGTAATGAATAGACGATGACTTTTCTGCATGGACCAAAATTGCTACCAACAGGTCAGCCCTACCTCTAACTAGCTGATGACCTTGGACAAGgcacttcctctttctccttcaatttcctcccaCCCATGAGATGCTTGAGTGGACTTTAGGCTCAAGCAGTGTAGGGCTGACTGTAGGAACCCCGGCCACCAGCTCTTCTGCGTGGCTACATTGTGGCCTTCCACTAGTGGGCGCCATTGAGCAGACTTCAGAGCCTCTGCCCTCCAGAGCGGCCCACACAGCATTTCCCATCTTCACTGACGCATTTGGATCTGAAATGATGTATGATTATGAAAGTCATTGGCATAATTCGATTCCATCAGCTATTCTTAAGGTCTTCCCTGGCCCTCTGGTTTTGAGTCATGCCACACTGGAAGCTTGCAGTTTTGCCTTCGGAGCCTGTTGCCATCGAAACAGTTCATCCTCTATGGAAAATGCTGAACTTCATAGTGCTTTGCTCTTCCTCTTCATAGGCAATTAATCTCTTTCTGCATATTGAAGACAGGCATCAACCTCCCTGAGCTCGTGGCCTAAATTTCGTGGGCAAAACCTTAGAGATGACTTAAGATGTAGAGGTTCAGAGCAGAGGGAAAGTTTAGGAATCATTCTAGTCAAATCCTCTTGTTTTACGGAAGAAAAGTCAGGTCCAGAGAGGCGAAGTGATTGGTGGAAAACCACCCTGCCCTTCAGGGTATAAGGCAGGGCTGGAACCCGGGGACAATTCTGAACCAGAAGTAGAACCATGACTGCGTGGTTCCTCTTACCTTTCATTACCTGCCCTTTCAGACACCCTCGATGATGTGGAAGGTATGTGAGCTGCAGCTTGCATTAGTCTGGTTTTGTATAAACGTCCTTCATTTTGCCTTTATTGGCAGCTCATTATATGCCAAGTGCTGGGCTGAGCTCCCAAAACACGTTATGTCTCTAATCCCAGGCCATGCAATCTAGGCTCGCAAGGATGGTCTCTGAAGCCTGCCACCTCTGAAGTCCCAGCTCCGCTTCTCAAGAGCCATGTGGGTTAGGGCAAGTGATATACGCtccctgtgcctcattttcctctgcTGAATCTGGGAATGATAATAGAACCTCCTTCTATTTAGTGAGATAAAGCACACAAGCTACTTAGCAGAGGACCTGGCCTGTGGGAAGCACTCCagaaatgttagctattgtttttatcatttttaatcattAGTGTCCTTCACACTGATATTCAACACAAGAACTATCTATGTACTTTcacatttatcatgtaaatggaGTTTTAAAAGTGTGTACATAGCTGTCAATGTGTTAATAACTGTATATGTTTCTCCATCATATAAATAATGTCactgtgaaatgaataaataaataaaaccaaagtggTATAAttatcctaaaagaaaataaagctatgataggggcacctgtgtggctcaattaGTAAAgcgcccgactcttggttttggctcaggtcataatctcgg from Canis lupus familiaris isolate Mischka breed German Shepherd chromosome 11, alternate assembly UU_Cfam_GSD_1.0, whole genome shotgun sequence includes these protein-coding regions:
- the LOC106559518 gene encoding leucine-rich repeat-containing protein 14-like isoform X2 gives rise to the protein MLNTVALLQLLDAGCLGLRGLSVIIPHVARFQHLASLRLYYVHGDSRRPSVDGEDNFRCFLAQMGCFTCLQELSMGSSLLSGRLDQLLRRNAPRNEVL
- the LOC106559518 gene encoding leucine-rich repeat-containing protein 14-like isoform X1 — encoded protein: MLNTVALLQLLDAGCLGLRGLSVIIPHVARFQHLASLRLYYVHGDSRRPSVDGEDNFRCFLAQMGCFTCLQELSMGSSLLSGRLDQLLSTLQSTLESLESSHGSKRLGISSHPGEAILRGHWIQRRPSQESRPDSYYLTRPSLCFGRNQEWEQKR